Sequence from the Segatella copri genome:
TTCAGGCTATCCCTAAGAATGCAAACCCAATCCGTCTTCACAATCGTTGCAAGATTACTGGTCGTCCAAAGGGTTATATCCGTCAGTTCGGTATTTCTCGTATCCAGTTCCGTGAGATGGCTTCTGCTGGTTTGATTCCAGGTGTAAAGAAGGCTAGCTGGTAATCCTTTCAAAGGTAAGAATATTTTTTTATTTAATATTGTCGGGGTAGTCCCGATTAATTAAACATTTATATTTTATGACAGATCCAATAGCAGATTATCTGACAAGACTCAGAAATGCAATCATGGCTCATCACCGTGTTGTAGAAGTTCCTGCGTCTAACTTGAAGAAAGAGATCACTAAGATCCTCTTCGAGAAAGGTTACATCCTCAATTACAAGTTTGTAGAGGATGGTCCTCAGGGCTCAATTAAGGTTGCCTTGAAGTACAACCCAACTACAAAGCAAAACGCTAT
This genomic interval carries:
- the rpsN gene encoding 30S ribosomal protein S14, whose protein sequence is MAKESMKAREVKRAKLVARYAEKREALKKIIATSNDPAEAYEAARKLQAIPKNANPIRLHNRCKITGRPKGYIRQFGISRIQFREMASAGLIPGVKKASW
- the rpsH gene encoding 30S ribosomal protein S8; the protein is MTDPIADYLTRLRNAIMAHHRVVEVPASNLKKEITKILFEKGYILNYKFVEDGPQGSIKVALKYNPTTKQNAIKCLKRVSTPGLRKYTGYKDMPRVINGLGIAILSTSKGVMTDKEASDLKIGGEVLCYIY